A part of Liolophura sinensis isolate JHLJ2023 chromosome 1, CUHK_Ljap_v2, whole genome shotgun sequence genomic DNA contains:
- the LOC135466809 gene encoding mitochondrial uncoupling protein 2-like yields the protein MVGFAPSNVEPTLGVKFISAGLAASIADCMTFPLDMAKVRLQLQGEGSTKISRRKAGQKASVEAFKYRGIFGTIRTIAREEGVRSLYNGLVPGLQRQMAFASIRIGLYDSVKSSYQKALGKDQNSQSVGIRILAGITTGGMAVFCAQPTDVVKVRMQAQTAKTGRRYNGSMHAYRTIAAQEGMRGLWKGTLPNVTRNAVVNASELVSYDLIKQQILSHQLMSDNMPCHFVSAFGAGFCTTVVASPVDVVKTRYMNSRPDQYTGAINCAIKMFREGGFFAFYKGFMPSFVRLGSWNIGMFVCFEQLKRAFMYYKTTAPMQIQNS from the exons ATGGTTGGATTCGCGCCCAGTAATGTAGAGCCCACCCTCGGGGTGAAGTTCATCAGCGCGGGCTTAGCGGCTTCTATAGCTGACTGTATGACATTCCCTCTTGACATGGCCAAAGTCAGATTGCAG ctTCAAGGTGAAGGATCAACAAAGATCTCCCGCCGTAAGGCTGGTCAGAAAGCTTCGGTCGAGGCATTCAAGTATCGAGGAATTTTCGGAACTATCCGAACTATAGCAAGAGAGGAGGGTGTGCGCAGCTTGTACAATGGTCTTGTGCCAGGACTTCAGCGCCAAATGGCTTTTGCTTCCATCAGAATCGGACTGTACGACTCGGTAAAGTCTTCTTATCAGAAGGCTCTAGGAAAAG ATCAGAACAGTCAGAGTGTGGGCATAAGAATCTTAGCTGGCATCACCACTGGGGGAATGGCCGTTTTCTGTGCCCAACCTACAGACGTTGTCAAGGTGCGCATGCAGGCGCAGACCGCTAAAACAGGACGGCGCTACAACGGCAGCATGCACGCATACAGAACCATCGCAGCACAAGAGGGCATGAGAGGGCTGTGGAAAG GTACATTACCAAATGTGACCAGAAATGCAGTAGTCAATGCCTCGGAATTAGTTTCTTACGACTTGATAAAGCAACAGATTTTATCCCATCAGCTGATGTCCGATAACATGCCGTGTCACTTTGTATCTGCATTTGGGGCCGGATTCTGCACAACTGTGGTAGCCTCTCCCGTTGATGTTGTGAAGACGCGATACATGAACTCCAGGCCAGACCAATACACCGGGGCTATTAACTGTGCCATCAAGATGTTCAGAGAGGGAGGTTTCTTTGCTTTTTACAAAGG GTTCATGCCTTCTTTTGTTCGACTTGGTTCTTGGAACATTGGCATGTTTGTATGCTTTGAGCAACTGAAAAGGGCATTCATGTACTACAAGACAACAGCTCCGATGCAAATCCAGAACTCCTAG